One segment of Clarias gariepinus isolate MV-2021 ecotype Netherlands chromosome 6, CGAR_prim_01v2, whole genome shotgun sequence DNA contains the following:
- the LOC128527258 gene encoding potassium voltage-gated channel subfamily A member 2: MTVATGDPSDEAAAHPGHPQDYDAEGEQECCERVVINISGLRFETQLKTLSQFPETLLGDPKKRMRYFDPLRNEYFFDRNRPSFDAILYYYQSGGRLRRPVNVTVDIFSEEIRFYELGEEAIEMFREDEGFIKEEERPLPDNEFQKQVWLLFEYPESSGPARIIAIISVMVILISIVSFCLETLPIFRSDDEDMHKVHTYNSNSTTHYVSTSFTDPFFILETLCIIWFSFEFLVRFFACPSKASFFVNIMNMIDVVAIIPYFITLGTELAEKAEDGQQGQQAMSLAILRVIRLVRVFRIFKLSRHSKGLQILGQTLKASMRELGLLIFFLFIGVILFSSAVYFAEADEPESQFYSIPDAFWWAVVSMTTVGYGDMVPTTIGGKIVGSLCAIAGVLTIALPVPVIVSNFNYFYHRETEGEEQAQYLQVNTPKADSQEELKRSQSGSTMSKSDYMEIQEGVNNSNEDFQEEDLKKGNCTLANTNYVNIKKMLTDV, translated from the coding sequence ATGACGGTGGCAACAGGAGATCCCTCAGACGAGGCAGCAGCACACCCAGGCCACCCTCAGGACTATGACGCTGAGGGAGAACAGGAATGCTGCGAACGAGTTGTCATCAACATATCAGGCCTGCGCTTTGAGACACAGCTCAAGACCCTCTCACAATTTCCAGAGACATTACTTGGTGATCCAAAAAAGCGAATGAGATACTTTGACCCTTTAAGGAATGAGTATTTCTTTGATAGAAACCGACCAAGCTTTGATGCCATCCTCTACTACTACCAGTCTGGAGGAAGGTTACGACGCCCTGTAAATGTCACTGTGGATATATTTTCAGAGGAAATTCGGTTTTATGAGCTTGGGGAGGAGGCTATTGAGATGTTCAGGGAGGATGAAGGGTTCATTAAGGAAGAGGAGAGGCCTTTGCCTGATAATGAATTCCAAAAGCAGGTCTGGTTGTTGTTTGAATATCCAGAAAGTTCAGGACCAGCAAGGATTATAGCCATCATATCTGTCATGGTAATTCTCATTTCTATAGTCAGCTTCTGTCTAGAGACTCTGCCTATATTTCGTAGTGATGATGAGGATATGCATAAAGTCCACACATATAATAGCAACTCCACCACACACTATGTGTCCACCTCCTTTACTGATCCTTTCTTTATCCTAGAGACACTCTGCATAATTTGGTTCTCCTTTGAATTCCTGGTCCGGTTCTTCGCCTGCCCCAGTAAAGCCAGCTTCTTCGTGAACATTATGAATATGATCGATGTGGTGGCTATTATTCCCTACTTCATTACACTTGGAACAGAACTGGCAGAGAAAGCAGAGGATGGTCAGCAAGGGCAGCAGGCCATGTCCTTAGCCATCCTGCGTGTCATCCGACTAGTGAGGGTCTTCAGGATCTTCAAGCTCTCACGTCATTCGAAGGGACTTCAGATCCTGGGGCAAACCCTGAAGGCCAGCATGAGAGAACTTGGATTACTCATCTTCTTCCTTTTTATTGGAGTCATCCTCTTTTCCAGTGCTGTCTACTTTGCTGAAGCAGACGAACCTGAGTCGCAATTCTACAGTATCCCAGATGCCTTCTGGTGGGCTGTGGTTTCTATGACGACTGTTGGTTATGGAGATATGGTGCCCACCACCATTGGTGGCAAAATCGTTGGATCTCTTTGCGCTATTGCTGGAGTGCTGACCATTGCCTTGCCAGTGCCTGTTATTGTCTCAAATTTTAACTACTTCTACCACCGTGAAACAGAGGGTGAGGAGCAAGCCCAATATCTGCAGGTTAACACCCCAAAAGCCGATTCCCAAGAAGAACTGAAAAGAAGTCAAAGTGGTTCTACTATGAGCAAATCTGACTATATGGAGATCCAAGAAGGCGTGAACAACAGTAATGAGGACTTTCAGGAAGAAGACCTCAAAAAAGGCAATTGCACTTTGGCCAACACAAACTATGTGAATATCAAAAAAATGCTGACTGACGTATAA